The sequence GCGCAGGAAACAACGTCAATTCAGAGTAGATCACCTCAATACAAAAAGGGGCGTTAAAACGCCCCTTTCTCCTACAACCTCTAAGCTACCACTTAAAAATATGACATCGACAAAGGGAAGTTGAAAAATACAAAATTCACTTCATTACTCTTCGATAGAAGCAGCTTCAGCTTCCACAGGCCGATCCAGCAACTCGATATATGCCATTGGCGCATTATCGCCCTGCCGGAAGCCGCACTTTAGGATACGCAGATAACCGCCGTTTCGATTTGCATAGCGAGGGCCCAGTACATCGAACAACTTGACCACCACATCACGATCACGTGTGCGATCGAATGCCAAACGACGATTAGCCAAAGAAGGCTTCTTACCCAAAGTGATCAATGGCTCGGCCACACGGCGCAATTCCTTCGCCTTAGGCAGGGTTGTTTTAATCACTTCTTCTTTCAATAGTGCATTCGCAAGATTGCGCAGAAGTGCCAAACGATGGCTGCTAGTGCGGTTGAGTTTGCGATTGCTCAAACGATGACGCATTGTCGTGTCCTTTCCTTACGGTTTTTCCAAACCGACTGGCGGCCAGTTTTCCAGCTTCATTCCAAGCGTCAATCCTTTCGAGGCAAGCACTTCTTTGATTTCGTTCAAAGACTTACGGCCGAGATTAGGTGTTTTCAACAACTCGGTTTCGGTGCGCTGGATCAGGTCACCAATATAATAAATATTTTCCGCTTTCAAGCAGTTTGCCGAACGAACAGTCAACTCAAGATCGTCAACCGGGCGCAGTAAAATCGGATCGATTTGTGGTGCTCGCGGCTGCTCAACTTCAACAGTTGTACCTTTCAAATCGGCAAAGACTGACAGCTGATCTACTAAAGTACGCGCCGCAAAACGCACTGCCTCTTCCGGCTCAATCACGCCATTGGTCTCAATATCAATAACCAACTTATCAAGATCAGTACGTTGCTCGACACGAGCACTTTCGACACTGAAGGCAACGCGACGTACAGGGCTAAAGGACGCATCCAACAGGATGCTACCAATAGAACGATTTTCATCATCTTTGGCGCGCACAGTGGCAGGTACGTAGCCTCGCCCCTGCTCAACCTTGATCTCCATGTTCAACTTACCACCTGCAGAGAGATTGGCAATAACATGCTCCGGGTTGAGGATTTCCACATCGTGTGTAGTTTCGATATCAGCGGCAGTAACAATCCCCTCGCCATCCTTTTTCAAGGACAACAAAGCAGAACTGCGGTTATGCAACTTGAGTACGACGCCTTTTAGATTCAACAGAATATCGACGACATCCTCACGCACGCCATCCAGAGCTGAATACTCATGCAGCACACCATCGATTTTCACTTCTGTCGGTGCATAACCGGGCATGGATGACAACAAAACCCGACGCAGCGCATTGCCCAGCGTATGACCGTAGCCGCGCTCAAATGGCTCCATAACAACTCTCGCCTGAAACGGGGAGATGTTCTGGACGTCAACAATGCGCGGTTTCAGGAATTCAGTAGCACTGCTTTGCATAGCCCTTCCTT comes from Chitinivorax tropicus and encodes:
- a CDS encoding DNA-directed RNA polymerase subunit alpha, with the protein product MQSSATEFLKPRIVDVQNISPFQARVVMEPFERGYGHTLGNALRRVLLSSMPGYAPTEVKIDGVLHEYSALDGVREDVVDILLNLKGVVLKLHNRSSALLSLKKDGEGIVTAADIETTHDVEILNPEHVIANLSAGGKLNMEIKVEQGRGYVPATVRAKDDENRSIGSILLDASFSPVRRVAFSVESARVEQRTDLDKLVIDIETNGVIEPEEAVRFAARTLVDQLSVFADLKGTTVEVEQPRAPQIDPILLRPVDDLELTVRSANCLKAENIYYIGDLIQRTETELLKTPNLGRKSLNEIKEVLASKGLTLGMKLENWPPVGLEKP
- the rplQ gene encoding 50S ribosomal protein L17 — translated: MRHRLSNRKLNRTSSHRLALLRNLANALLKEEVIKTTLPKAKELRRVAEPLITLGKKPSLANRRLAFDRTRDRDVVVKLFDVLGPRYANRNGGYLRILKCGFRQGDNAPMAYIELLDRPVEAEAASIEE